gacatttattatttattaagccagaactgtgtttacattaaagggttaatttcaccaaaaagtgaaaattctgcatcatttactcactctcatgtctttccaaacacaagactttcatttattttcaaaacacaaatgataatATTTTTACTGAATCCTTCATTACTAATCCAGGACTTTAGGTAATCAAAACGTAATGCTTTtggggtttggaacgacattcCATTCTGagacagttatttatttattttgctttagtGTGATTTCAAATGTCCAAAACATTAGGACATTCAAATATTGTCCTAAGATTTTTGTATGAACAAGAAATCCTACAACATATTGTATGTTCCACACTGAGAGAAATCATAATTTCTATCATGGTTATGCCAGGGTGTACAGTACTGTACATATCTAAGAAATCTCCATTATTGAAGAAAAACGTCTTACATCAGTGGAGCCGGTGAATGCTACTTTGTCCACGTCCATGTGAGATGCAATGGCTGCTCCGGCTGTGGGACCCATTCCTGGGATAATGTTGACAACACCAGCTGGAAAACCCACCTACAACAAACCACGGAAACACTCAAGATGGAGATTAGGTGTGTAAGCAAATTAACAATGACTGTGCACTCAGTATGCTTATTAACATATTAACTATACACTGTCTGTAGCGCTGCAGGGACGACATATTTGTAGGCCTAAACCTGGAAACAAGCGgaattttttgaatgggtttttggttaaaaagctgaaataaggtctgtggttcacacaagctcaagatattttcacattttattctacAGCATAAAATACCTCAGTAATACCCCCTTGTGATTTCAAAAGTTTGTACATGTTTTGTAAAAGGCTAACAAGTGTTTAAATGGCACTACAGAGTTTGTCGGGGACATTAAACAGCTCAACTCATCTACTCTCTAGTCGCTTTCTCAGTTTATAGTCGCGCGCTTGAAAACTATTCCAACTCTAACTTTCAgagaaaatatttttcaataaagACTTAAAGAATTGACTGAAGATTAATGATGATGACGtgaagtcatgtgactgtggtatagttcatttatagcctgtGTTTAGTTTTTTACTACTGGCGATcatatttaggcttcaaaataaaacattatcagGATGAATGAAACATGCAAGAAAAACTTTTTTGGGTCATTTTTggtattttctgcaataatccaaatgTCAACGAAAAAAGTCTACTGGGTTTTTGTCaagggaaccagggtgatgcgAACCTCCTGCAAAAATACTTCATCCCTGCAGCTCTCCATACATGACaaaaactgttaaatgtgttattttaagtGCAAACATACAGAGGTTATTGAGGAAATTAAACATCATCACACCGAAACGGTCAACTCATCTACTCACTAGATACTTTCATTGAGCTCTTACCCTAACGTTtaggaaaaatgttttttaataaagacTGAAAGAGGCTTAGTGATTATGTCCTGTAGTCATGTGACCATGGTGTAGTTCCTTTATAGCCTATGGTTAACTTTTTATTTCTGATGATTGTATTTAGgcatcaaaattcataaaagctgtgcctattgggtttttgtcgaGGGAACTAGAGTGATGCgtacttccgggttggcctagaAAAAAAATTCATCCCAGCGCATAACAAAAAGAGTGAAAGATTATTTGAAGTGCAAATATGCCCATCACCTCCTTGATCAGGTTGGCAACATAGAGGGCAGTGAGCGGCGTCTGCTCCGCCACcttcatcaccactgtgtttccTGTAGCCAGCGCAGGGCCGAGCTTCCACGCCTGCATCAACAGAGGGAAGTTCCACTGGAGGCACATAATCCAGAGGAGACGACATGTGAAACACAGAGAAATATATCGTATCACTTGGCAAATACATATTGCATTCTGAAATTCCAGAAGCATAAACTTACAGGGATAATTTGGCCACACACTCCAACCGGCTCATGCCTCGTGTAGCAGAAGTAATCACCATCGATCGGAATGGTTTTCCCCTCCCATTTGTCTGCCCAGCCAGCATAATacctaaaaacagaaaaagagttCTGAACTTCTGATTGAATTCGTCCCCGTTATCAGATTCAAATGCACACTAGACACTATAAACAACCTTTGGATCTACTGAAATCAGATCACAGACTATAAAGCTTGAAAGTGCAACATATGATGCAGAACGAAACATATATGCCATTTCTGAAGGAAATATTtctttggtttttttttttgaaaagaatgaaaatagctcaaacagaacaacCATTTAGGAGATTCATTATGCAACACAACAAAGAAACATGCAGGTCGTCACTCAAGAAAACATTTAGGcctaaatttaatatttatgtatttgaaatGCATTTAAGATTTCCATCCATTACATATATTACACATAAACAAATCAACTCAATGATGAACATGGTTAAAACACATAGTTGTGGAAAAGCAATATTCAATTAGTTTAATTGTATGAGACTGAACCTGGATTTATAAACCTGGCTATTGtgtatttaaaacacattggGCTTATTAGTACCATAACAGAAATtaagtttatttgtttatgagAAAAGTGTAATCCAAATGTATGGAAACTAGAAAACAAATCACCATGAACAGAAAAAGTTCACCTCAAGCATTTGACCACCATGGGCACGTCCACGCTGTAGGAGATCGCATATGGTTTTCCATTGTCAAGAGTCTCCAGTTCCTATTGAAACAAAATACAGATAATATTAACATGAGGTGGTATTATTGTAGATCAAGAGTAAAGCAAGGAACCAAAAGTCATTttgtctctctaaaccccgcctcTCGGAGATCcagctctgctctgattggtcacagtctgttgtgattggttggTTCATtagcatatctgaatttcagctctggatcttcctcacactcTCATCCTTCAGAAGTGCATCTGTGCTTTGgcagcagaaaacagcgtcttctcaacatgtcgacaacacgaaccaaactcttcctgTCTCAGCCTCAACTACAGTGATTGAGGGTCAAAGCAGACGTTGTTCACGGGCAGCCAATGAACACCacaggctggcattatgcaaattagttacaAACCTCTGTAGGTTCGAGCAGGAcgtaagactggaattactgacgacttgtttcaggcagttcagaatcgctCCTTCCTTTTCAATACAATGACTCCATTtatctgcactttgatctttgaaacttggcagagcttttacattcacaaacagctttaTTTCTCACTGCATGGAAGGTAATAACAGAAAGAGCATAACAGGGGCACTTCTGCAAAACTGCTGCAGTGATGGGAGGAACAAGACTTTCTTAAAACTTCATCTGAATCAATTAGACCAATCGCCGGAAAACACTGAAGTCTTAAGCAGGCAGTGCACCTGATTCTTAGTCTGTGGTTGGCCAGAGGCATACTAAAAATATACTTTCATGCATTCAATAAATCAGCTCAAAGTCTATAAAGCAGCACACAGGACGAAGGTCGAGTGACTCACAGCTAAATAGGCAGCGTCTCTCTCTATGCAGTCTGCTAATCGGCTCAAGAGCAGCCCGCGATCTGACGCGTCCATTCGTCTCCAGGGAGACCCGAGCTTAAAGGCATCTTTGGCAGCCTTGACAGCTTTCTCCACGTCCGCCTGTATGCAAAACAACAAACATGGGAGAGAAACATAGACTGACATTTTCATGCTAGAATCCATAAGGGTGACAATTTGTGAGAAGGATCCAGGACAATTAATGCAACTTTGATTTTACTTGCCCAATCAGGCTGTATTTCTGTACTGACAGCAATATGTGAAACACTCTGGAGAAAGACAAACAAACGGCCCACTTTCAAGTGCACAGTGTCAGTGGAGTTCATGTCAGTGCCGAGTCTTCATTAAGTTATGTTCATTACACTGTGTTTGTGAGGTAACGTTAGTTCAGTTAAGCAGGCTACCAGACATGTGTTAAATAAATATGCAAAGCTATTTTTAATACAAACTGACGTAGGAAAGTCAAGCAGACGCATTTTTATCAGTGAGAGCGGGGAGGGTGTGTGTTCAAGTCAAGTCTTATTTACAGAGAACTGGAGaagaatatattataaataaaataatgatttttgaaagttatgatttaaaaaaaaaattttaagtGTGTAAATTACTTCAACTTTATCTGGCAAATACTACAGGTGAGTACataatcattttaattcatcactcatttccttttttaaaagaaaacacgCAAAAACCTGATTAGAGAGTTGTTTGTATAAAAtattccttaaagggttagtttatccaaaaatgtaaatttctgtcatcaattcCTCtccgtcatgtcgttccacacccgtaagaccttcgttcatcttcagaacacaaattaagatatttttgatgaaatccgagaggtttatgactcgtttatagacagcaatataatcaacactttcaaggtccagaaaggaactaaagacattgttaaaactagggatgcaccgataccattttttaaggactgAGTACGAGTACCGATATTTTTTTCCTGGTACACACCGATACCgatgcctatacatttatttattaattactatttttattttttgtgtttgttttggtgatgttgcagttttcaagcacaacacagtgagactaatgaatgaagaacagcttctttattattaatttaatgaaaaaagtaataatttttatttgctTGTCAGAAACTTAAAGCAAACAAACATCGTCTTTTTTAACCTGCCTTTCAAAAAGTGCTAAATATTATAACACTGTGAACCAAAGTAAGCACAACCTAGTGACCAGATTTCTCATGGTGGAATATGACGAGTGGGCAATATGACCATGATATTTTTTtcacgatatatatatatatatatatattagtttttgGTACTTgcttaaatgctttgtttataataagGCGGACActctgaaacttgcaggatgttttaatggtagGAAGACCTCTTAtgtgtcaaaagatcaaggcaaatttgatttgTCATGTCACGACCCCTTTAATATTGCTAactttatattatgtatatactACTtagcaataatatatatatacaagtaTTGGGTTTGCGATATAATTTGTTTGGGTTACATTTGTAGTTAAGTATATTAGTGCTCTTTAAAGACAGACACGGGACAGATGCTGATTTCTAACAGGTGCACTTTACTCTGTTTAACTTGAACTAAAACAGGTTCAATATGTTGCTGAAAGTGTTGTACTTGCTTCTAATTGTGGTCTTTTCTTCTAATATCTGAAATCTGTCATCCTCTTTTGTATGTACATGAATTCGCATCCATTGCAATTGCTGAACTCAACTCACACACATATACTCTACACAACTCTAATACAGCTGTCATACATTACATAGCTATCATGTTGCTTCAAAAGACTTGGTTCAGTTCATTGAATTGCATAGAGAAAACAGATCTTGATGTTCAGCCGGTTTAATCAGACATGACCTGACCAAATGAAAAGTGCCCAAATCCCTGGGAGTTtaccagctaagaccagctgGTTTAAGACATTTATCAAACGTCTACCTTATCCCCCTCTGCGACTTGACAGATGACTTCACCAGTAGCAGGATTGATGGTTGGAAAAGTTTTCTTGCTTTCTGCGTCGTGCCACTCATTGTTAATGAAGATCTGCAGAGAAAAAAAGAGGCACATTGACATGCTCTGGGATTTAAAAAAGCTGAAGTCAAAGTCaacttttattgttattttttcactttgccaatcaatgaacaaaaacatgatAGAGCAAATAATTATATGGCACTGGCAGTGAATTATGACAGCtaaaactagggctgcacgacaTGGAGGTAAACAGTGGTATGCGATAACTTGAGTAATGTGAAGTATCATCAGATAATCCTATGATAAGGGTGTCAAAACAATTTCAATTAGTTGCAAGTATATTCCAGTGTGACATCCCTGTCGGCTGTTATTGGTCTTCCTCTTGGCGGTCAGCTTTTGTCCTGTGTTGGATGAAGTGTCCGCTCTCTAGTCATCATGTCCGTACCTTTGGACTCGAGATGGGCTTTGCAGTGATTCACTTTAAGCATGACTGTCAAATAAAgctcaggggccgtattcacaaaacatcttaaggctaaaagtagctccaaACTTGccaatttaggagaaactcttaaaaataaaaatcttattgtttaaatctcgttttcttgatttactgtgagtaccatgttttaccctGAGTaatatcgatctatcttactgcagtgtctcacagcagccgccgagcgaacgcagagCAGCACTATAAATGCAATATAAGTGGCTATAACATagttttcattataaatatccCACATTTCCACAAACCATGGTAATTTACTACAGTTTATTCATGGTAAATGCTTGTAAAGGTGGTGATTTTGGGATTTAAAAGTCAGTAACACTTTCTATGAAGACCAtgcttataataaattataggcccaatattaattatttataagtATTACTAttctaatatatttatatataaaatacatataaaatatatttataaagacTCATTACGACGTATACTGCATTATAAGAACAGTTAtagatacatttatattattttttataattatttataagcCATGCATTTGCTTTTTCAATGTGCATGTTCACAATCCATTATACGCTGATTTATAAATGATCAAACATAAAATAGTTCCAGAGACAGCTGTTTACTGTACCAATTAATTATTATGCCTTTATGGCTAATGTTTGCCGGATGACGAGATCtgtactacagtaatgttaatgaatctttaatacattagctcatccatgaacatgattttttGCCCGAGTCCTGCCGGATTATTTTTCAGCAACTGTAGACATGAAGATAACTCATCCCATGATTCCgtgaaatcaaggcgtcatcaagctacggctttgttttgaataagtgacctctagtggtgaaaattacatattgtacctttaaatcGTAAAAGTATTAAAACCATTCTATTATTGTAAGCCATTGTGCCATGAACATcgcaataaatacaataaatacagttgtaatatttataataaatgcaaCATCATGCAGCCGTAGCTAAAGCAGAACATTACAGACTATAAGATCCGTTCATGCGTTGGTGTGTGCAGTTACACAGCTTCAAAGACTTTAAGTGTTCAAGTTAAAGTGTCTTTTgggaaattacagtatttaataGGCTATGGATTTCTATTTCTTTTTATAAGAAACTCATGCTTGTTCTTCAGAAGTGAGTTTTTGGAAGAGATATATTGGGCAGTGATATTTGGCATTCATCTCCAAGTAATAATGTGGAAGGTGTGGCAATATTAAACAGTTAATTTAAAGTTATTAAGAGCAAAGTTCACAATGGGTGTAGATCATTGTGATTGTGTGCGTCTATTGATAAAAGAATCAGTCCAGAGGTTGAGAAAGCAGTAAACATTAGAAGTGTTTTCCTTCTCTCTGAATATTAACTCATATTAACTTCCTAAACCACCAGATACTTATTCCTGTcaaagatattgttaaatattttgctATCAGAatttctaaaaacaaacaaacatggaaATTAGAATTGAGCTTAATAAACTCAGAGTCCaaactgtatatttaaaaagagaTAAGGGGGGGGGGCGGGGTTTGACAACATGCCAAGTTCGTTAACCTGTTACactaatgtaatgtaatgtaatgtaatgtaatgtaatctaCACATATCGCCACGATTCGACGACAGAGACAATTGAAGATCGTGAAAATATTACTCATCAATCATAACTGCACGTTAAGTTGCAATATTAGCAGCGCGAGAGTCGAGATATGTCACTATCTGCCTCTGTGAATAAACATGTGAATTAAAGTCTCGTTACCTTGTTGTAATAAACATCTGGGTGAATGTTCGGTGCAGGAATCGAGGAATGCTGACATGCTGAGACACGGAAAACTTGAGGAAAAGTTCGGGAAAACACGGTGCGCAGCATTTTCTCCTCGCTGCTTCAGCAGTGAACTGAAGATGAACTCGAGCTGCTGAAGGTGTTGCCAGATCTTTGACAGGAAACAAATGTCATAAAACCAGCCCACTGTCACGCGTTTATCTAACACACTATAATTATTCCCCATCTCTGTATATTCCCTGTCTTCAGATTTATATCAGGATTCCGATAAACTGGCGGCGTTTACAACAAATAACCACTGAATGTCACGCAATAAAAACAGCGTAAACTGGAGGACTTGGCAACTAACACTTGAAAGTCGTGATTAATTCAAAACCATTTTAGcgaaaataaactaataatataatgaaatatagtcatttagaaataatgaaataatataaataaaattaataaatatgaataaatataaataataaatataaataaaatttacatCTGCTGGTTTTTATTTTGGAAAAACGAATCACGTGACATCCTGAGGCCGTGAAAGTCATATGATTGCGCTTACACGAACATGGCGTCGCATTTGTTTTGTGGCAGAGTGAACCTCAATATTCTGAGAGAAGCTGCGCGAAAAGACCTGCGCGAATTTTTAGATAAATGTTCGGGAAGCAAGGTAAAGCTTTTTACATTAATATACATGCAGATTATTTCCTTACTCTGTCCTTCTCCTGCTGTCACTCTAGCGTTTATTCAAGCCTGCTGCCCGTGCACAACTGTGAACTTTGTTGTTGTGTTATTACTGCAGATACTGTCAGTCCACATGTCACGTGTCGTCATCCTTTAAttcatgtgttgttgtttttataagGCCATTGTTTGGGACGAGTATCTTACTGGACCTTTCGGGTTAATTGCTCAGTATTCTCTTCTGAAGGTGAGACACTGTACACACATTATACCAATATATTCCAAAAACACGGGTGACATTTGCACTCTagttattattacaatttacatGGTATTTCTCAAGAAGGTGATTGTCTtaatctaatgttttaaaggagCATGAAGTCGAGAAGATGTTCACTCTCAAAGGAGGTCGAATCCCATCCGCTGCCGTCAAGAATATTGTCTTCTTCGTTCGACCACGGCTGGAATTGATGGACATCATTGCAGAAAATGTTGCAAGGTAAGATTTATATCAAATCCGGAGAATCTTGTGGCAGGAGTGTCCAGCGTTACACTGAACAAATGGCACGAGTTTGAATAACACTTCTAAATAAATTTGAACAAAAAGGTCACCTTTGGTGCTGCTGGGCTGTgattgtgatgatgatgatgatgatgatgtaagATTTGCCCTGCAGTGAGGATAAATTACAGCCACGAGATTTCCACATCCTGTTTGTTCCTCGCCGGAGTCTCCTGTGTGAGCAGCGGCTGAAGGAGAAAGGGGTTCTCAACTCCTTCACGAACATCGATGAGTACATTCTGGACCTGATTCCTTATGACGGAGACCTTCTGTCCATGGAGTCTGAGAGCTCCTTTAGGGTGAGACGACACTTTAATCGCATTTATATTCTGGGTCTGTGTTCATATCCAGAAGGTTTTCCGGGATTAGTCAGATTTTGGGCATATTCAGCTTAAAGGGATCATATTATGATCAATTGATTTCTCCTTGATTTCTTTAGTGGATATTCTGATATGAACAATTGGATCTTTAATACATTCTtgtattcatttgttttttaatcagAGTTGGCTATTCTGTTATTCTGAATTGTAGAAACCATATTCAAAAAGATGATTTATTAAAGCTAAGCTACAAAAatctgtgagtttatatcagcAAAGGTTAGTCAAGCTGTTCTTGGTTCTGGAGCACCTGTGACGCATCACACATGTTCTGATCTCAGGAGATCCCATGTAGTTCTCATCCCAGATGTGCTGTAAGTGGTACTAAGGGAAAACATTAGGTTTATGATATGACCCGTTCTAAATGCAAAATAAAGCTGACATATACTTGGAGACGTTTGCTAACTTGGTTTTCTGTTCTGAAGGAATGTTATTTGGAGAATGATCAGACGAGCCTGTATCACGCTGCCAAGGGCCTCATGACTTTACAGGCACTTTACGGGACGATACCGCAGATCTTCGGCAAAGGAGAGTGTGCCAGGGTGAGCGGACAAGCTTTGTGTCATCTTTATATCGGCCGCTCTTCCTAAACGTTAGATGCCATGAATCTCGCAGACTTCATTTCCAGCATCTAGTACTGATGAATATTTgaacagaataataataataataataataaaagtatttgtgactttttatcttacaaaTCTGACTTATTTTCTCAGTTGTAATATATGAACTTGCAATTGAGTTTTCCCACAAATCTGACATTTTATGCGAGTTtctgtgagtttatatcccagtttgtttttttttctcaattgcgatatataaacttgcaattcttcAAATTCTGACTCGTTTTCTCAGAATGGTGagatataaatgtaataaagtcTGAATCAcaagagatataaactcaattctgagaagaaaaaTCAGCTCATAATTCTGCCATTTTCTCTCCATTGCAACTTTAACTCACATTCTGACTTTGTAATTCACAATGATGTGTTTATATTTCAATTCTGAGAAGAAATCTGAATTGTCGATGTAGACTCGTGAGAACTGTGAGGAGAAAAATTGGATAAATGAGAGAAagaccttttatttttttattccgtggcagAAATGCTAATTTGTAGTAGTGTGGTAaactctgttttgttttttatttcactGGTTTATAGAAAGATGTGGTTTTATTTTCAATTggatgcattatgggattgtgCCGTGTCTCTCTCAGCATGTGGCCAACATGATGTTGCGGATGAAGAGAGAGTTTTCAGGTCATGCTCAAATCCTGCCTGTTTTCGATACTCTTCTCCTGCTGGATCGCAATGTGGACCTGCTTACACCGTTAGCCACTCAACTTACTTACGAGGGTCTGATCGATGAGATCTACGGCATCACCAATGGTACCTGAATTTAACATGTGTGCACGAGACATGAGAGAAATACTTTGGAAATGGTTTTTCCAGTAGTC
This DNA window, taken from Megalobrama amblycephala isolate DHTTF-2021 linkage group LG4, ASM1881202v1, whole genome shotgun sequence, encodes the following:
- the LOC125267625 gene encoding aldehyde dehydrogenase, mitochondrial-like — its product is MLRTVFSRTFPQVFRVSACQHSSIPAPNIHPDVYYNKIFINNEWHDAESKKTFPTINPATGEVICQVAEGDKADVEKAVKAAKDAFKLGSPWRRMDASDRGLLLSRLADCIERDAAYLAELETLDNGKPYAISYSVDVPMVVKCLRYYAGWADKWEGKTIPIDGDYFCYTRHEPVGVCGQIIPWNFPLLMQAWKLGPALATGNTVVMKVAEQTPLTALYVANLIKEVGFPAGVVNIIPGMGPTAGAAIASHMDVDKVAFTGSTDVGHLIQRASSTSNLKKVTLELGGKSPNIILSDANMEEAVEQSHFALFFNQGQCCCAGSRTYVQESIYNEFVERSVERAKKRVVGDPFDLKTEQGPQVDEEQFKKILGYISSGKREGAKLMCGGGAAADRGYFIQPTVFGDVKDDMTIAREEIFGPVMQILKFKSLEEVIERANDSKYGLAAAVFTQNLDKAHYLSSGLRAGTVWINCYDVFGAQAPFGGYKASGIGRELGQYGLDNYTEVKTVTIKVPQKNS